The sequence GACAATACGCTTTTCAAGATTTCTGTTTGTTGCTCTGTCAAATACTTGGTATGTGTCTTTAAAACACTTTCAATGTTCTCTCTAAATTCTTTGTCGGAAACATTGTTATAAGTGTCTTGTTCTGACATATCTGTCAACAAAGTTCTGAAAATATAGTGTTGAAAATTTTTTGCAAGATAATTTACCTCGTTGCAGTCGTGCCAAACGAAAACAATTGGAATATCATCTCCATTTTGTTCATTCAATAAAAAACAATAATGGTCGCCAGCACCGCTTTTTGCAAATGGAATAAATTTAAATTCAGGATTTATTTGTCGATAATCTTCTGGGTCAGAAAAGTCATTTATTTCCTCTGCAATAGAATTTGTGTTTAATAATTCAAAGTCGTATGAATGCAAAAGAAGTGTCGGATTTTCTTTGAGTTTAGGAAAAACAGTGCTATACCAATTTGGCCCATATTCGCCAACATTAAGCATTCCGTCTTGTTCCAATTGTTTATAAAGTGCTGAATATTTGAAGTTATATTCTTTTTCGATTTCTGTTAATGTCATATGTTGTCTTTTAGGTTTACTTTAGGTCTCAAAGTGACACCCAACGTTTCCCAGGCTTTACGACTGTTGCGGATTAAAGAAACCAAAACTTTCGGTTAAGCATTGCTTCAAAGATACAAAACTAACCTTGAATTAAGCTCAAAACCCGTAATAGCGTAAAAACTGTGTACATGTTGCACAACTAATAATATTAAATTAAATACTAATTTTATGATTTTTGTAAATTCATAAATATTAATGCTTTTCATTTCTTTAAAATGATTAAAAACTAAAAATTAAAGCCTTTAATTAGTTATGCAACAGCTACGCCTGTTAGCGTTAGTGCTTTCTCTTTAGCTCCAATTAAAGTATTGAAATACTTCATTTTCTTTCTCGTGTAAAAAAAGTAAAATTTCGTCTTCTCCTAATTCTGAATAATTATAACCCGTTACACTACCTACAAAATTCAAAGATTCAAAATTGATCTTCAATTCATCTAGTACTTCCTGTAAATATTCAAGTCCATATTCATCGTCATAAACACCTCCCAAAGTTTCATAAGGTTCTCTTTCGTGGTCGCTATTTCCATTTGAGTAAGCATTGCCTTGAATAAACTTTCCTGTTTCTATATACTTGTCTCTAGTCAACCAATAGTTAATAACTCCACGTACATAAAAATAATAGTCAAAATCTATTTTCTCTCTTCGTTTATCCTCTTTTTTTGTATATTCAGCGTCTGTTAAGTATTTGTCTTTATGTTCTTTATAAACAATTTCGGCCTCTTTGTACCATTCAATTGCTTTTTCAAATTTTGGTATTTGATTAAAGTTACCATCAAATCTATATTTGTCGCCAATTATTTTGAACCTTATAAAATTATAACCAAAGTCTGTTCCTGAAATTTCCTCGTCTGGGTCTCCGTTTCCGTGGACTGTAATAAAA is a genomic window of Flavobacterium jumunjinense containing:
- a CDS encoding SMI1/KNR4 family protein; the encoded protein is MTLTEIEKEYNFKYSALYKQLEQDGMLNVGEYGPNWYSTVFPKLKENPTLLLHSYDFELLNTNSIAEEINDFSDPEDYRQINPEFKFIPFAKSGAGDHYCFLLNEQNGDDIPIVFVWHDCNEVNYLAKNFQHYIFRTLLTDMSEQDTYNNVSDKEFRENIESVLKTHTKYLTEQQTEILKSVLSRQIIDYEIELPRTKEKHRGLLTGIELKRILNEFIPYEKMDKSFEYSTE